One Panicum virgatum strain AP13 chromosome 3N, P.virgatum_v5, whole genome shotgun sequence DNA segment encodes these proteins:
- the LOC120667234 gene encoding putative pentatricopeptide repeat-containing protein At1g68930, which produces MSRPCASLPSPSTAWDATSLAGALKAAAVRRSAPHVGPLHAVLVKLGLSASAILATSLAHLALRCGLPRYARDLFDEMPRPDVVSWTSLLTGHAHQGLHRESLALLRRMVGSGVEPNGYSLSGGLLACLGVGQDALALGKEIHARVLKMSLHGPVDPVVENGILDMYSRCGSIEYASRVFRVMQVRNIVSWNSMMAALLGSGQAEEALRLFVSMVSCGIGVDGFSFSIVVDACGELALLKQGMQVHARVIGGGFEADAIVRNSLLDMYAKCGCVDSAELVFKVASSQDAILWTTMISAYGKFGRVRDAVDMFDRMAQLGIAQDGIAYLAVLSACSHGGLVREGWHYFNFMSDGQSSVKMHPEHYGCMADLLCRRGYLEEALEFIENMPFDTSIAAWSALLNSSRIHGNARLSQLAASRLLKLDPENHSNWVALSSVHASENDWHVTWTIRESMSRESVKKEPGCSWVELYDGVHIFLMADQSHPELFEILQTLNSLEEHNSFWF; this is translated from the coding sequence ATGTCGCGCCCCTGCGCATCCCTGCCGAGCCCGAGCACCGCATGGGACGccacctccctcgccggcgcgctcaAGGCCGCCGCGGTCCGACGCTCCGCGCCCCACGTCGGGCCCCTCCACGCGGTGCTCGTCAAGCTCGGCCTCTCGGCTTCCGCCATCCTCGCCACCTCCCTGGCGCACCTCGCGCTGCGGTGCGGGCTCCCGCGGTATGCGCGGGACCTGTTCGACGAAATGCCCCGCCCGGACGTGGTCTCCTGGACGTCCCTGCTCACGGGCCACGCGCACCAGGGACTGCACCGCGAGTCGCTCGCGCTGCTCCGGCGCATGGTGGGCTCTGGTGTCGAGCCCAACGGGTACTCCCTGTCCGGTGGTTTGCTTGCTTGCTTAGGGGTCGGTCAGGATGCACTTGCTCTTGGGAAGGAAATTCATGCCCGGGTTCTCAAGATGAGCCTGCATGGTCCAGTCGACCCGGTCGTGGAGAATGGGATTCTTGATATGTACTCGAGGTGTGGGAGCATCGAGTATGCTAGTAGAGTGTTTAGGGTGATGCAGGTGAGGAACATAGTTTCTTGGAACTCGATGATGGCAGCTCTTCTTGGGAGTGGGCAGGCAGAGGAGGCGCTGAGGTTGTTCGTTTCCATGGTTTCTTGCGGTAttggcgtggatggcttctcATTTTCCATAGTTGTGGATGCTTGTGGGGAGCTGGCGTTGTTGAAGCAGGGGATGCAAGTGCACGCACGGGTTATTGGTGGCGGATTTGAGGCAGATGCCATTGTGAGGAACTCTCTACTGGATATGTATGCAAAGTGTGGGTGTGTCGATTCAGCAGAGCTTGTCTTCAAGGTGGCATCATCACAGGATGCTATTCTTTGGACTACAATGATCTCAGCTTATGGTAAATTTGGCCGGGTACGGGATGCAGTCGACATGTTTGATAGGATGGCACAATTGGGCATAGCACAAGATGGCATAGCATATCTTGCAGTTTTGTCAGCATGTAGCCATGGTGGACTTGTCAGAGAGGGTTGGCACTACTTCAATTTCATGTCTGACGGTCAAAGCTCAGTTAAGATGCATCCTGAGCACTACGGATGCATGGCAGATCTCCTATGCAGGAGAGGTTACCTAGAAGAAGCTCTTGAATTCATTGAGAATATGCCATTTGACACCAGCATTGCTGCTTGGAGTGCTTTACTTAACTCATCTCGGATCCATGGGAATGCTAGGTTGAGTCAACTTGCAGCATCCCGTTTGCTCAAGCTTGATCCTGAGAACCACAGCAATTGGGTTGCTCTGTCAAGTGTGCATGCATCGGAGAATGATTGGCATGTGACCTGGACTATCAGGGAGAGCATGAGCAGAGAGAGTGTGAAGAAAGAGCCTGGGTGTAGCTGGGTTGAATTGTATGATGGtgttcatatttttctaatggCCGACCAGTCTCATCCTGAATTATTTGAAATACTGCAGACTCTTAATTCTTTGGAGGAACATAATTCATTCTGGTTTTGA